A single window of Symphalangus syndactylus isolate Jambi chromosome 4, NHGRI_mSymSyn1-v2.1_pri, whole genome shotgun sequence DNA harbors:
- the PRSS35 gene encoding inactive serine protease 35 has translation MENMLLWLIFFTPGWTLTDGSEMERDFMWHLRKVPRIVSERTFHLTSPTFEADAKMMVNTACGIECQKELPTPSLSELEDCLSYETVFENGTRTLTRVKVQDLVLEPTQNITTKGVSVRRKRQVYGTDSRFSILDKRFLTNFPFSTAVKLSTGCSGILISPQHVLTAAHCVHDGKEYVKGSKKLRVGLLKMRNKSGGKKRRGSKRSRREASGGDPREGTREHLQDRAKGGRRRKQAGRGQRGAQGRPSFQWTRVKNTHIPKGWARGSLGGAALDYDYALLELKRAHKKKYMELGISPTIRKMPGGMIHFSGFDNDRADQLVYRFCSVSDESNDLLYQYCDAESGSTGSGVYLRLKDPDKKNWKRKIIAVYSGHQWVDVHGVRKDYNVAVRITPLKYAQICLWIHGNDANCAYG, from the coding sequence ATGGAAAATATGCTACTTTGGTTGATATTTTTCACCCCTGGGTGGACCCTCACTGATGGATCTGAAATGGAAAGGGATTTTATGTGGCACTTGAGAAAGGTACCCCGGATTGTCAGTGAAAGGACTTTCCATCTCACCAGCCCCACATTTGAGGCAGATGCTAAGATGATGGTAAATACAGCGTGTGGCATCGAATGCCAGAAGGAACTCCCAACTCCCAGCCTTTCTGAATTGGAGGATTGTCTTTCCTATGAGACTGTCTTTGAGAATGGCACCCGAACCTTAACCAGGGTGAAAGTTCAAGATTTGGTTCTTGAGCCGACTCAAAATATCACCACGAAGGGAGTATCTGTTAGGAGAAAGAGACAGGTGTATGGCACCGACAGCAGGTTCAGCATCTTGGACAAAAGGTTCTTGACCAATTTCCCTTTCAGCACAGCTGTGAAGCTTTCCACGGGCTGTAGTGGCATTCTCATTTCCCCTCAGCACGTTCTGACTGCTGCCCACTGTGTTCATGACGGAAAGGAGTATGTCAAAGGGAGTAAAAAGCTAAGGGTGGGGTTGTTGAAGATGAGGAACAAAAGTGGAGGCAAGAAACGTCGAGGTTCTAAGAGGAGCAGAAGAGAAGCTAGTGGTGGTGACCCAAGAGAGGGTACCAGAGAGCATCTGCAGGACAGAGCCAAGGGTGGGAGGAGAAGAAAACAAGCTGGCCGGGGTCAGAGGGGTGCCCAAGGGAGGCCTTCCTTCCAGTGGACCCGGGTCAAGAATACCCACATTCCGAAGGGCTGGGCACGAGGAAGCCTGGGGGGCGCTGCCTTGGACTATGACTATGCTCTCCTGGAGCTGAAGCGCGCgcacaaaaagaaatacatggaACTTGGAATCAGCCCAACGATCAGGAAAATGCCTGGTGGAATGATCCACTTCTCAGGATTTGATAACGATAGGGCTGATCAGTTGGTGTATCGGTTTTGCAGTGTGTCCGACGAATCCAATGATCTCCTTTACCAATACTGCGATGCTGAGTCGGGCTCCACCGGTTCCGGGGTCTATCTGCGTCTGAAAGATCCAGACAAAAAGAATTGGAAGCGCAAAATCATTGCGGTCTACTCAGGCCACCAGTGGGTGGATGTCCACGGGGTTCGGAAGGACTACAACGTTGCCGTTCGCATCACTCCCCTCAAATACGCCCAGATTTGCCTCTGGATTCACGGCAACGATGCCAATTGTGCTTATGGCTAA